The nucleotide sequence TGTTCTATTTCTTGGTACATCTCTTATACTTTGCTTATATTGTGTATAAGTTTTTTCGTAAAAGATTATGCGTTCTGTTACGGTTTAAGTGCTCATTATTTGTTctggattttattttatttggaaAATGTGGAGAAATAATGTACTATGTATTCACAGAATTCGATTAAAATTGATACTCTTAGGCGACATGAACTTCCACGCCATGAACTGCAGCaggtttgttttgttttgttttgaggtaTACCACTACTTTGCAACCCTCGTTACTCTTACAGTCATGCTGAGTTGGTTCTTGATCTAAGCAGGTCATATGCTCATTGTGTGGCACTGAACAAGAGGTTCGTGACTGAACCATAGTCATTGCTTCATAAAAGTAGTGTTTTCCTGTATAGCGTCAATGTATCATGACGATGCTTCTTGCTTATCTGTTGCCAGGTACGACAAATATGCATCAACTGTGGTGTATGCATGGGAAAGTATTTCTGTGAAGTGTGCAAGCTCTTTGATGATGATGTGAGTAAGAGGAGTTTCCAGTTTTGGGTGTTTTGTCTTCTTTGATCAAGTTGTGGCAGTATGCCATGCTAAGACTTAATTTTGTGATTCCAGGTCTCAAAACAGCAGTATCACTGCCATGCGTGTGGAATATGCAGGTATGCAATTTTTTCCTGGATAATTTCCAGTATTGGAATTGTATGGATGTATCTCTCTGAACTATTTCTTTTTTAAACttgtgtttaaatttgaatttcgtTCTTATCTTTGCAGAATTGGTGGCAGGGAGAATTTCTTCCACTGCTCAAAATGTGGTAATGCGTCGCTCCTGTGTCTAAAATTGCTTTCTTGAAAGTACAATGTACTAGTATGATGTCATGTAGGAGGCTTGCTGCAGCATGTTTGTGCACGTATATTTGTTTGTAGACTTGTGCGGTTACACAATGTTTCGTGACTTGTAGTTGATTTGGCCAGAAAATAACAAGAATTGTTCTCAGAGATATTTTCATTTTGCTGTGCGTTATAAATTACTAGGTGAATAATGCTATATAGTATTTTTCAACTTTCAACTCCAAAATCCACGAATTTATTAGTCTATTCCTCAAGTTCTTTAGTCATTCTAAAGCCTTAACTATAGTATAGTTCACTTCTGTTTTTGAAAGAGTGTACATTTTATTCGTGCTACCTTTGTTTAAAAAATCTCAGTTTAATCGGGCTTATGTCATTTTTTATGTTTACGAATCAGTTTCATATAACTGTAATCACTTTATTCCATTCAGTTGGTTTAACCCTTCTTGTTTATGTATCTCATGCAGGATGTTGTTATTCCAAAGTGTTGAAGAACAGTCATGCATGTGTTGAAGGAGCCATGCATCATGACTGTCCAATCTGCTTCGAGGTTGGTGTTCAGTTGCTCATTTGTATTGCAGCATATTGTTTGATGAATGGCTTAATTTCTGATTTCAAATTATCTTCTGGCTGACCCTGTCATGATTTCCAGTACTTGTTTGAGTCGAGAAATGATGTCTCTGTTTTGCCATGTGGTCATACAATTCATGAAAAATGCCTGAAAGAGATGAAGGAGCATTGCCAGTAAGTTTAACTTGGCCTTCGATATACGCTGGTTTATCATGTGTAGAACTAGGCCTATGGCAGCTGACATGTCTAAAACCAAATTTTAGATTTGCATGCCCGCTCTGCTCCAAGTCAGTATGTGACATGTCGAAGGCATGGGAAAGACTGGACGCGGAACTAGCGACTCTGTCAAACTCCTTCGACGATAAAGTGGTAATGTTCTCGTTTCACGTCGTTTTCTCATACGAGCATCATACTCGGCACATTGTTAACCAATTTCATTGCTAGATAATTTGAACTGAAAAGTTAAATATGTTGGCCGCTGCTGATCCACTTTTCCTGGTTGTAGGTTCGCATATTGTGCAATGATTGTGGGGCAGTATCAGAGGTGCAGTTCCACTTAATTGCACATAAGTGCCATAGTTGCAAGTCGTACAACACCCGGCAGATTTGAAGTAGTGAAGCCCTGGAGGGATTGTACATTCTTCCTGGAAGTTGGTGAGAGTGCTACGGCGGTGGAGATTCATTCATCTACGTGATGTTTGCTGCGAAGGCACATCACTGGACAATTTATCTGCGTCCACTGCAGTTAGCAGCCGTGGTTGTCCTTCATTAGTTTCTTCATCGTTTCTGTTAGTTCAAAAAGTGTGTAACAGTTTCCGCGTTTCCGTTCAAGCCTTGCATATTTCAGCACAACGTGGCAGACTGGTAGAATTGTGCTCTACTCGATTGGCATCATTTCCTCGGCATTGGTCAGGCCTGCAACGGATAGGATCTCCTCTCCAGGGAGAGTGGTGTGTGCATGCAGCAGGCTGTGTGGCGTAGGGTTTATGGTTGCAAAATGTCTTGATCAACAATTTCAATTTCAGTGATCACCAAGTTGGGCTGTGATTTCCGGGCCTACATTGTTTGCAGCTTTTTCATTCAGTTTATTGCATGCCTTGCCGGTTAATGTTCCTGGCACCTCTTTGGGAGGATTGTTATCTGAGCAATGCTGTTGATGCAAAAGCTCGGCAGAGGCAACTCCTCGCTAGGCGTGGAGTCGTGTAGGTTCCTCGAATGGCGGTACTGCCAATGCTAGTTAGGGTTCTTGGGCTTCATAGAGATGTTATTTTAGGACTAAAAATATTTGTTTAATCGTATGCAACTCTTTTCTTAGAGATACATTCTGTATAAGTATTTCAGCTCAGTTGAAATTATGAGATAGATTTCCCCCGCAAAAAGAAAGAAGTTATGAGAAAGATTCAATTATTCTAGTATGTTGTAGCAAAAAACATTATTTCAATCATATTGTACACAAGAGGGCAATTATGCAAATGTTCAAGTCCTCAAACAGAAAAAACTGAATGTTTTTTTTACAACACACATGTTCATGTCTTTTATACGTGTACACAAAATTTCGTGAAGAAACAATGTGTTGTGAGTTGTGACCTAGGAAAAAAAAAGTGCCCTACAAAGCTTATATTGTATTTTGTCGTATCATTTGTAGCTTCACAAAAATTTACACGCAGTCATAACAAGTTTGTTACAAAAGAAAAATTAAGAAATTTTGTACCCCTGAAAGCAAAAAAAAAAGCCCCTGTGTCACAATTATGTGTTCTTCCTATTTCAACCtttcaaaaagaagaaaagatcatataaacttgcaaagccaacttgtaacgccctcgatgcactcactacagagcacggcatggcaaactaagcatacacccatcaagaatacatggcatagaaactagacatggtaagaacaacaacatagcatgcacggatcaatagcaacatcctcggcaaaatcgctaacaagtcaacaatctgccaggattcacgaaatagcaaaagtagagctcgattgactcaaggtagggtgctccataattgcaaacaaagacatggatgaatagagcaccaccatgttaacaaatcatccttactgatcatcctcaaaagaggcatggatcactagaaaacaacatgaacatatggcataacgataaaaacagatcaaggacttagtgaaattctaagtccctgaaatcagcattaccgattgcactactttgcaagcttgtgctagtcaccacacatatcacaaaaatacatggtaagcacctctgtaaagatggcatggcatataacaaaactcatatagacctcaggagcatatcatgcacacattaatcagggcaaaaatgacaaatatctatttgatgaaacagatctggcaattttatcacatagccctcttccaacagcatttcgggcatcaagatgagctcaaatgaaaatgatgcaatgagaagaaatgatgtactcgttgagacgaacattttgatatgccacaCGTGCAAATCGGAGTTACAaatgcggagttacgacatgaaGAAAATCGCTAAAAATACTGAGAAACTGGGGACTTAGTGAAATCTTtaccctccggatctagggtttactgttcaccgaTCCAGATCCAGTCGCGGTACTGTAGCTGACGGCGCTCGAGGTCACCGGCGAGTGCGGTGGTCACCGGAGGAGAGCgtccggcgatggggcggcggatCCGGCAAGAGGGAAGCGGCGGCGCGACTCTGCAGGGCGTCGGGACGCCGCGGCGACATCGGCGAggcaggggcggcgaggtggcgatgGAAGCCATGGTGGCCGGCGATGGCGGACGCGGTGGCGCGAGGCAAGTCCGGCAAGGGCGGGCGCCGGCTCGGGGGAAGGGGAAGCGGGCGCGGGCGACGCTCGGCTCGGGCCGGGGAGGGAGGCGCCGGCGGAGTGACACATGGCAGCCTacgagtggctgcgggcggcggcagaGAGGCGTCCgacgcgggcggacatgtccggcgcgacgCGAGGAGGATTCTAGGGTTAGGGGGAAGAAGACCCGTGATTTTGgaaaggggtctatttataggcctagagggagctaggaagctcagaatgaggtgcggttttcggccacgcgatcgtgatcgaacgctctagacgatgggagatgttttggtgggttttgggccagataggaagggtgttgggctgcaacacaaacgaggccttctcggtccctcggttaacttttggagtatcaaacgaaatccaaatggcacgaaacttgacagacggtctaccggtagtaaaccaaggccgcttggcaattctcggtccaatccggaaatgtttaacccccacacacgaaaataggtagaaaggggcaccggaggagataggagcgccgaaatgcaaaacggataacggggaaaatgctcggatgcatgagacgaacacgtatgcaaatgcaatgcacatgatgacatgatatgagatgcatgacaaaggcaacaacacacgaagacaaaacccgaacccgaggaaataaaataacttagtgccggaaacggcaagagttgggatacgtataaggtaaattacatccggggtgttacaacactccaccactacgaaaggatctcgtcccgagatctaggattggaaaaacgtcgggtactcagaacgaag is from Triticum aestivum cultivar Chinese Spring chromosome 3A, IWGSC CS RefSeq v2.1, whole genome shotgun sequence and encodes:
- the LOC123062052 gene encoding probable E3 ubiquitin-protein ligase RZFP34 isoform X1, with amino-acid sequence MGAVQLESVAAQHAHAKLNVDSLPQGPSLFDGNDTARIDGSKSDEYERFEKGLMQYGCAHYRRRCRIRAPCCNEIFDCRHCHNESKNSIKIDTLRRHELPRHELQQVICSLCGTEQEVRQICINCGVCMGKYFCEVCKLFDDDVSKQQYHCHACGICRIGGRENFFHCSKCGCCYSKVLKNSHACVEGAMHHDCPICFEYLFESRNDVSVLPCGHTIHEKCLKEMKEHCQFACPLCSKSVCDMSKAWERLDAELATLSNSFDDKVVRILCNDCGAVSEVQFHLIAHKCHSCKSYNTRQI
- the LOC123062052 gene encoding probable E3 ubiquitin-protein ligase RZFP34 isoform X2 — translated: MGAVQLESVAAQHAHAKLNVDSLPQGPSLFDGNDTARIDGSKSDEYERFEKGLMQYGCAHYRRRCRIRAPCCNEIFDCRHCHNESKVICSLCGTEQEVRQICINCGVCMGKYFCEVCKLFDDDVSKQQYHCHACGICRIGGRENFFHCSKCGCCYSKVLKNSHACVEGAMHHDCPICFEYLFESRNDVSVLPCGHTIHEKCLKEMKEHCQFACPLCSKSVCDMSKAWERLDAELATLSNSFDDKVVRILCNDCGAVSEVQFHLIAHKCHSCKSYNTRQI